Proteins found in one Seonamhaeicola sp. S2-3 genomic segment:
- a CDS encoding glycosyltransferase family 2 protein: protein MGKMPVVSVIMPVYNCEMYIEEAIYSILNQTFEDFELLIIDDCSTDKTKDIIKRLDDNRIIFIEKTKNTGYTNSLNHALQLVRGKYIARMDGDDVSLLDRFKAQVDFLESNVDVVACGTIFKYLDTDTVISLPEYDDEIKLAMLKGNSMAHPSIMMRSSVIKENNIKYNEEREPAEDYDLWVELMAFGKLHNLQKVYLDYRKHTSQVSVVRRKQQNESVIKTRIKLLKYVYKNMPQYHEENLIEIYRQGQRTFAEVKQYLDFKREFLSKNNGFFKKEGLLVYFDNVEKKLLKNYLLKRSHFSFKTLFEYLKLRNMVSYRSTFKESLKLVIKSFMLYKYRICF, encoded by the coding sequence ATGGGGAAAATGCCAGTAGTTTCTGTTATTATGCCTGTTTACAATTGCGAAATGTATATTGAAGAGGCTATTTATAGTATTTTAAATCAAACATTTGAAGACTTTGAATTACTTATAATAGATGACTGTTCTACTGATAAAACTAAAGACATTATTAAGCGTTTAGATGATAATCGTATTATATTCATTGAAAAAACAAAAAATACAGGGTATACCAATAGCTTAAACCATGCATTACAATTAGTAAGAGGTAAGTATATTGCTAGAATGGATGGAGATGATGTTAGTTTGTTAGATAGGTTTAAAGCACAAGTAGATTTTTTAGAAAGTAATGTAGATGTTGTTGCCTGCGGAACCATTTTTAAATATCTAGACACTGATACAGTTATTAGCTTGCCAGAGTATGATGATGAAATTAAACTAGCAATGCTAAAGGGTAATTCCATGGCACACCCATCTATAATGATGAGGAGTTCGGTTATTAAAGAAAATAACATAAAATACAATGAGGAAAGAGAACCAGCAGAAGATTATGATTTATGGGTAGAACTAATGGCATTTGGAAAACTTCATAATTTGCAGAAGGTTTATTTAGATTATAGAAAACATACTTCGCAAGTATCAGTAGTTAGAAGAAAGCAACAAAATGAAAGTGTAATAAAAACACGTATTAAATTACTTAAATACGTTTATAAAAATATGCCTCAATATCATGAAGAAAACCTAATTGAGATTTATAGGCAAGGGCAAAGAACTTTTGCAGAGGTAAAACAATACTTAGACTTTAAAAGAGAGTTTTTAAGTAAAAACAATGGTTTTTTCAAAAAAGAAGGATTGTTAGTTTATTTTGATAATGTAGAAAAAAAACTTTTAAAGAACTACCTATTAAAAAGAAGTCATTTTTCTTTTAAAACGCTTTTTGAATATTTAAAATTAAGAAATATGGTTTCCTATAGAAGTACTTTTAAAGAAAGTCTTAAACTTGTAATAAAGTCGTTTATGCTATATAAATATAGAATCTGTTTTTAA
- a CDS encoding FkbM family methyltransferase, producing the protein MKNSEIANFNYENNIYNIDTKYGIKLKIRDYQHSDYDVFRQIFNFEEFKIVSTLINLNFDNSEKLEVIDSGANVGYTTLYLNKHINSKDLYIYAVEPSPENVNYFKTNVFELNNLTNVKIYDKALSHKQEVNYNISNGFRDGKDWSIETIENSEGEIEGITVNEIIKENNIKVVSLLKIDIEGAERFIFNKESDMSFLNKTKILAIEIHDEYDIRESVYDILKSYGFFIFESGELTIGLNKTYI; encoded by the coding sequence ATGAAGAATTCGGAAATAGCTAACTTTAATTATGAAAATAACATATATAATATAGACACTAAGTATGGAATTAAGTTAAAAATACGAGATTATCAACATAGTGATTATGATGTGTTTAGACAGATTTTTAATTTCGAAGAATTTAAAATAGTATCTACGTTAATAAATCTCAATTTTGATAATTCTGAAAAATTGGAAGTAATTGATTCTGGAGCCAATGTTGGCTATACTACATTGTATCTTAATAAACATATAAATTCAAAAGATTTATATATCTATGCTGTAGAACCTTCGCCAGAAAACGTTAACTATTTTAAAACTAATGTATTTGAATTAAATAACCTTACTAATGTTAAAATATATGATAAAGCATTAAGTCATAAACAGGAAGTTAATTATAACATATCCAATGGGTTTAGAGATGGTAAAGATTGGTCTATAGAAACAATAGAAAACTCTGAAGGAGAAATTGAAGGAATTACTGTTAATGAAATTATAAAGGAAAATAATATAAAGGTTGTATCCTTATTAAAAATTGATATTGAGGGTGCTGAACGCTTTATATTTAATAAAGAAAGTGATATGTCTTTTTTAAACAAAACAAAAATATTAGCTATAGAAATACACGATGAATATGATATCAGAGAATCAGTTTATGATATATTAAAATCATATGGATTCTTTATTTTTGAATCTGGAGAATTAACAATTGGTTTGAATAAAACATATATATAA
- a CDS encoding glycosyltransferase, whose protein sequence is MKTPLISVVLPVYNVAPFIKEALDSVLNQTIQDFEVLVIDDCSTDDTLKIVKDFKDDRIRIIEKQQNKGLIDSLNIGFKEAKGQYIARMDGDDINVLNRFEKQLNVLQNNPEIKACGCWLQQFGNVNKTIKHKEFHDEIVARMLLHCSMSMGAVMLERKAVSEYKFDTSRVHVEDYDFWARIAWSCKFYNIQEVLYYYRVHNNQVTHVHKGFQIKADIPIKLFLFKKLKYNTELYSDKLITKMLLLNQYVEVDEVKLFFDWLKALSKLNIKQQVYSQKELLKVLQSILRISVFYFYFKKNAVGIDKKWRKQMFFKLPKKEMLFVIRLKAREIKKRLFV, encoded by the coding sequence ATGAAAACACCCTTAATATCTGTTGTACTTCCTGTTTATAACGTTGCGCCTTTTATAAAGGAAGCTTTAGATTCTGTTTTAAATCAAACCATACAAGATTTTGAAGTATTAGTTATTGATGACTGTTCAACAGATGATACTTTAAAGATTGTTAAAGATTTTAAAGATGACAGAATACGAATCATTGAAAAGCAACAGAATAAAGGCCTTATTGATAGTTTGAATATAGGTTTTAAAGAAGCCAAAGGGCAATATATTGCTAGAATGGATGGCGATGATATTAACGTTTTAAATAGATTTGAAAAACAACTTAATGTTTTGCAAAATAACCCAGAGATAAAAGCCTGTGGGTGTTGGTTGCAACAATTTGGAAATGTAAACAAAACTATAAAGCATAAAGAGTTTCATGATGAAATTGTTGCTAGAATGTTATTACATTGTTCTATGAGTATGGGGGCTGTAATGTTAGAAAGAAAAGCTGTTAGTGAATATAAATTTGATACAAGTAGAGTACATGTTGAAGATTACGATTTTTGGGCAAGAATTGCTTGGAGTTGCAAATTTTACAATATTCAAGAGGTACTATATTATTATCGGGTTCATAATAATCAAGTAACACATGTTCATAAGGGATTCCAAATAAAAGCCGACATTCCAATAAAATTATTTTTGTTTAAAAAACTTAAATATAACACCGAATTATATTCTGATAAATTAATAACTAAAATGTTGTTGTTAAATCAATACGTTGAAGTAGATGAAGTTAAGTTGTTTTTTGATTGGTTGAAGGCATTAAGTAAATTGAATATTAAACAGCAAGTTTATTCACAGAAAGAGTTATTAAAAGTATTACAGAGTATACTTAGAATTTCTGTGTTTTATTTCTATTTCAAAAAAAATGCTGTTGGTATTGATAAAAAATGGAGAAAACAGATGTTTTTTAAATTACCTAAAAAAGAAATGCTTTTTGTTATAAGATTAAAAGCTAGAGAAATTAAAAAGCGTTTGTTTGTGTAA
- a CDS encoding glycosyltransferase gives MHEPLFSILIAHYNNGHFFKDCYKSIVSQTYSHWEAIIVDDASTDDSIEIINNLIKGDDRFTLYLNETNKGCGYTKHACATFAKGELLGFLDPDDALVPDALAVMVKAHLKNKDVAIVTSKYEFVDLEMNFTKPSLYGSNIPKGKSYLTYAKGALTHFATFKQEAYTQSGGINPFMKRAVDQDLYYKLEEQGKHLFLDKVLYRYRVHEHSISNNENLYKAEYWHFYAIVNAYKRRKKLRLKIDNFSKSYIKTLASNYYIKRFERLKFSNKKCSQYYLLYKAFIAYPFHKLPFKIKSLIVLILGRI, from the coding sequence ATGCATGAACCTCTGTTTTCTATTCTCATAGCCCATTATAATAACGGACATTTTTTTAAGGATTGCTATAAAAGTATCGTGTCACAAACTTATAGCCATTGGGAGGCTATTATTGTTGATGATGCTTCAACAGATGATTCTATTGAAATTATTAATAATTTGATAAAAGGTGATGATAGGTTTACATTATATTTAAATGAAACCAATAAAGGCTGTGGTTATACTAAGCATGCGTGTGCAACTTTTGCAAAAGGTGAATTGTTGGGTTTTTTAGATCCTGATGATGCCTTGGTTCCAGATGCTTTGGCGGTTATGGTTAAGGCACACCTTAAAAATAAAGATGTTGCTATAGTTACCTCAAAATATGAGTTTGTTGATTTAGAAATGAATTTTACTAAACCAAGTCTTTATGGAAGTAACATTCCTAAAGGAAAATCGTATTTAACCTATGCTAAGGGAGCACTAACTCATTTTGCTACTTTTAAACAAGAAGCATATACACAATCTGGAGGCATAAATCCTTTTATGAAACGGGCAGTTGATCAAGATTTGTATTACAAACTAGAAGAACAGGGTAAGCATTTGTTTTTAGATAAGGTTTTGTATCGCTATAGAGTGCATGAACATAGTATTTCAAATAATGAGAACCTTTATAAAGCCGAATATTGGCATTTTTATGCCATAGTTAATGCCTATAAACGACGGAAAAAGCTGCGCCTTAAAATTGATAACTTTTCTAAAAGTTATATAAAGACATTAGCTTCTAATTATTACATAAAACGGTTTGAACGTCTTAAATTTTCTAATAAAAAATGTTCTCAATACTATTTGTTATACAAGGCTTTTATAGCGTATCCATTCCATAAGTTGCCGTTTAAAATAAAAAGTTTAATAGTTTTAATATTGGGCAGGATATGA